CGACGCAATGTTTCAGACGGGGGGGTCAGCCCGCGCAGCATGTCGTGGAATTCCTCACCGCAAATCTGGATGATCTCGGTGATCTCGGGCACGGGCGGACGCGGCCAGAATTGCAGCTCGTCGCGCCATGACATTGCATCCACGGCCTCGAAGATGGCGGATAAGCGGCGGACGTCCGGGTCGGCACCGACTGAATAGCGCGGATTGGTTCGGCTACCGTTTTGGATATACAGCTTTTGTGCCTCGGGTGATGTGAAAACGCGCAGCGCCTCGACGGCCGCAGGCACGCGATCTGGCGGCAGATTGGAAGGAATACCCATGATATAGCCGCCCACAGGTGCAATCTGGCTGGCACCGGGGCCAGCGGGATGAGGCAGATACCCGGTCTGACCATCGGCGGGTGAATCCTCGTCCAGCTCAAAATACGGGGCGAGCAGAGTGTAACCATAGGCCATCGCGATACGGCCCTCCGCATAGGGCCGCACACGTTCATACCAAGACATCGACAGGATATCGGGCGGCGAATATTCCATCAGTTCCAGCAGGAATTCGGCGGCACGCAGGCCCGCTTCGGTGTCGATCGTGACGTTGTAGCGCCGATCTGCCAGATGGCTCGTGGCAAAGCCGCCGGCGACCGGGGGCAGATCAAGGACAGGCTGACCGAAATCGGCAAGTGTCATCAGAACGGTGTGACCAAGTGCCGTCCCGCGCGCGGCGTTCCATGCGATGCCGTGTCGGCCGCGTTGTGGATCGTGTAACGCCTTGGCAGCGGCAAGCAGCGCGTCGGTTGTCGCTGGCGGCTCCAGCCCGGCCTCGGCAAACATGTCCTTGCGATAAAACAGAAGTTCCGGTGTGGTCTGGGCTGGCAATCCGTAAGGTTTACCGCCCCAATGCGCGGCCTCCCAGCCCGCAGTGTGAAAATCGGCAGGATCGACGCTCACAATCTCCATCACCTCGTCCAGCGGCATCAGGATGCCGCGCTCAGCGAAGTCCCCGACCCAAGGCAAGTCAACGGCAACGATGTCATAGCGGCTGACTTCGCGCTCTGCATTGCGCACAGCCTCCTCGTGCAGGCGGTCGATGGAAAATGCGCGTTGATGGATTTGCGCGCCGATGGACTGCTCAAATTGCCGCTTGAGGTTATCCATCACCATGAAGGTAGGGTCGCCATGGACCAACACGCGCAAGCCGCCCGCAAGGTTCAATGGCTCGGTCAGCACCTGAAGTGGTGGGATCGACTTGGCGTCCATATAGGATCCGCCAAAGTAGTAGTCCTGGGTTTCTCCGAGCGTCTGTTCGCCGCCGAAACGGCTTGCAGCCAGACGGCCGACGCGGCTCGACAGTTGCATCCATTGATTCAGCAGCTTTTCGCTTGGGTGCATGGAAAAGCTTTTGCCGGTCTTGGTGCGCGGGCGCTGTTCGATTAGGCCATCGCTGAGCATTTCCTTTAGACGACGGTTCGCCGTGGCGTAGGGCGCGCGGCTGGCGCCAATCAGAGCGGTCGCGGTGATCAGGCGACCCTCAAGGTGTCGACGCATTAAGAGAAGTGTCATCCGCAGGTTTGGATTCGGGGCGGAAAGGTTCACCACGTCTTCCAGTTCATCACATAAGGACTCCAGAAAAGCGATGATCTGAAGCATCTCGGTTTTGGCCCTGGGGGGCACTAACCCGGCTGTTTTACGTCCGCTCATTGCATTCATGGGACTGTTTTTTTCTTTCTGGATGGAATTGAAGTTGGTGCGGCGCGCCCCACCGGCCAAAACCTTCAATTTGGAAGAATTGGATTTACCCATTGGTGATCGCCTTCATAAATTGCCAACGCAGATGGGAAAACGTACCGCAAAAATGTCCATATTGAATATAAAGATATCCAAAATGAATATTTTTTGTGACGCACCGGTTGAGGCAACCCCACATGGTCAATGCAGTTTGATTGATCATGATTCCTCGACTGTTGATGGGAATCAAATAAACTGAATTCTGGAAGTTTCCTTGGGAGGAAATCAAAAATGAAAGTTCGTACACTTCTCGCAGCGACTACCGCAACGGCGACGATAACCTTTGCAGGTATCGCCTCCGCCGAAACCATGACTATCGGCATCACGCAGAACAATGTGGGGGTCGACAGCTACCAGACCACCTATGAGAAGGCCTTCATCGCCGCGGCCGAAGCCAACAGTGACGTTGAAGTCGTCGTGTTGGACGCCGGTGGTGACGTTGCGCGCCAGATTGCTCAGATGGAAGACCTCATCCAGCAGGAAGTGGATGCCATCATCATCTGGCCAACAAACGGCGAGGCTGTGATCCCTGCTGTTCGCAAGGCGCATCAGGCTGATATCCCGGTTGTCGTTACCAACTCAAACATCGCTG
This genomic interval from Paracoccaceae bacterium contains the following:
- a CDS encoding extracellular solute-binding protein, translating into MNAMSGRKTAGLVPPRAKTEMLQIIAFLESLCDELEDVVNLSAPNPNLRMTLLLMRRHLEGRLITATALIGASRAPYATANRRLKEMLSDGLIEQRPRTKTGKSFSMHPSEKLLNQWMQLSSRVGRLAASRFGGEQTLGETQDYYFGGSYMDAKSIPPLQVLTEPLNLAGGLRVLVHGDPTFMVMDNLKRQFEQSIGAQIHQRAFSIDRLHEEAVRNAEREVSRYDIVAVDLPWVGDFAERGILMPLDEVMEIVSVDPADFHTAGWEAAHWGGKPYGLPAQTTPELLFYRKDMFAEAGLEPPATTDALLAAAKALHDPQRGRHGIAWNAARGTALGHTVLMTLADFGQPVLDLPPVAGGFATSHLADRRYNVTIDTEAGLRAAEFLLELMEYSPPDILSMSWYERVRPYAEGRIAMAYGYTLLAPYFELDEDSPADGQTGYLPHPAGPGASQIAPVGGYIMGIPSNLPPDRVPAAVEALRVFTSPEAQKLYIQNGSRTNPRYSVGADPDVRRLSAIFEAVDAMSWRDELQFWPRPPVPEITEIIQICGEEFHDMLRGLTPPSETLRRAQERADAVIQKHRST